One genomic window of Elaeis guineensis isolate ETL-2024a chromosome 2, EG11, whole genome shotgun sequence includes the following:
- the LOC105033714 gene encoding F-box/LRR-repeat protein At3g48880 isoform X2, whose translation MQLLKHHGIRVQKEEGKMNASEETMKSKQVIDIRRWEDLPLDCLVNIFKRLGVEDITTGVPFVCKSWYEAHLDPSCWKIIDLRAMYQWPQSPFIGRFMHAYHLKKFKTRGFLKIIIKRSHKLLSELVLPDHLLPLSEMVYICKECPMANIYAPWHSEKDRGFIRSFVQTFNEAVMQHSKNIVIYNNWYKYC comes from the exons ATGCAACTCCTCAAGCATCATGGAATTAG AGTTCAGAAGGAAGAAGGCAAGATGAATGCAAGTGAAGAAACAATGAAAAGCAAGCAGGTTATTGACATAAGAAGATGGGAGGACTTACCTCTTGACTGTTTGGTAAACATTTTCAAGAGATTGGGTGTTGAGGACATCACAACTGGTGTTCCTTTTGTATGCAAATCCTGGTATGAAGCTCATCTCGATCCTAGCTGCTGGAAGATAATAGACCTTCGTGCAATGTATCAGTGGCCACAGAGTCCTTTTATTGGGAGGTTCATGCATGCATACCATTTAAAGAAATTCAAAACCAGGGGGTTTCTGAAAATTATAATCAAGCGTAGCCATAAATTACTTTCCGAGCTGGTTCTCCCTGATCACCTTCTTCCTCTGAGCGAAATGGTCTACATCTGCAAAGA ATGTCCAATGGCAAATATTTATGCTCCATGGCACTCAGAAAAAGATCGAGGTTTCATCCGCAGTTTTGTGCAGACATTTAATGAGGCTGTCATGCAACACTCTAAGAATATAGTGAT ATATAACAACTGGTATAAGTATTGCTGA
- the LOC105033714 gene encoding F-box/LRR-repeat protein At3g48880 isoform X1, with amino-acid sequence MGGPEPDADFAEPSDRRVQKEEGKMNASEETMKSKQVIDIRRWEDLPLDCLVNIFKRLGVEDITTGVPFVCKSWYEAHLDPSCWKIIDLRAMYQWPQSPFIGRFMHAYHLKKFKTRGFLKIIIKRSHKLLSELVLPDHLLPLSEMVYICKECPMANIYAPWHSEKDRGFIRSFVQTFNEAVMQHSKNIVIYNNWYKYC; translated from the exons AGTTCAGAAGGAAGAAGGCAAGATGAATGCAAGTGAAGAAACAATGAAAAGCAAGCAGGTTATTGACATAAGAAGATGGGAGGACTTACCTCTTGACTGTTTGGTAAACATTTTCAAGAGATTGGGTGTTGAGGACATCACAACTGGTGTTCCTTTTGTATGCAAATCCTGGTATGAAGCTCATCTCGATCCTAGCTGCTGGAAGATAATAGACCTTCGTGCAATGTATCAGTGGCCACAGAGTCCTTTTATTGGGAGGTTCATGCATGCATACCATTTAAAGAAATTCAAAACCAGGGGGTTTCTGAAAATTATAATCAAGCGTAGCCATAAATTACTTTCCGAGCTGGTTCTCCCTGATCACCTTCTTCCTCTGAGCGAAATGGTCTACATCTGCAAAGA ATGTCCAATGGCAAATATTTATGCTCCATGGCACTCAGAAAAAGATCGAGGTTTCATCCGCAGTTTTGTGCAGACATTTAATGAGGCTGTCATGCAACACTCTAAGAATATAGTGAT ATATAACAACTGGTATAAGTATTGCTGA